One window from the genome of Streptomyces sp. NBC_00708 encodes:
- a CDS encoding DUF3558 domain-containing protein, producing the protein MAYATGAVLIAALAAGCTGDAGTGDSDADGKPGITTTSAAPPGKYRTLPDACRAIPLATLKDLLPGTANMPDAQQEKAFEGSATVTYDTDRRIGCRWKTDVPEGTRSIHLDFERVVSYDTAVSDDDRAREVYAKKEAAADLPDAAVTPGESPDASPSGSDGSHGTDASAGTDAGTDGTTGDKDGAGDPGSTGTTTPGSTADSLQPRLLDQLGDSAFLDDVLTRAGSPARHRTVSVVFRTSNVIVTVEYTAQPALSAEVPDSKELQEKAQALARQLVDSFND; encoded by the coding sequence ATGGCGTACGCGACCGGCGCCGTGCTCATCGCCGCGCTCGCCGCCGGCTGCACCGGCGATGCCGGAACCGGCGATTCCGACGCCGACGGCAAGCCGGGCATCACGACCACTTCCGCCGCTCCCCCGGGCAAGTACCGCACGCTCCCCGACGCCTGCCGCGCCATCCCGCTCGCCACGCTCAAGGACCTGCTGCCGGGCACCGCGAACATGCCCGACGCCCAGCAGGAGAAGGCGTTCGAGGGCTCCGCGACGGTCACGTACGACACGGACCGGCGGATCGGCTGCCGCTGGAAGACCGATGTCCCCGAGGGCACCCGCAGCATCCACCTCGACTTCGAGCGCGTGGTCTCCTACGACACCGCCGTGAGCGACGACGACCGCGCCCGCGAGGTGTACGCGAAGAAGGAGGCCGCCGCCGACCTGCCCGACGCCGCCGTGACGCCGGGCGAGTCCCCCGACGCCTCTCCGTCCGGCTCCGACGGCTCCCACGGCACCGACGCGAGCGCGGGCACGGACGCCGGTACGGACGGCACGACCGGCGACAAGGACGGCGCCGGCGACCCGGGCAGCACCGGCACCACCACGCCCGGCAGCACCGCCGACAGCCTCCAGCCCCGCCTGCTCGACCAGCTCGGCGACAGCGCGTTCCTGGACGACGTGCTCACCCGGGCCGGTTCGCCGGCCCGCCACCGCACCGTGAGCGTGGTGTTCCGCACATCCAACGTCATCGTGACCGTCGAGTACACGGCCCAGCCGGCCCTCTCCGCCGAGGTGCCCGACAGCAAGGAACTCCAGGAGAAGGCCCAGGCACTGGCCCGTCAGCTGGTCGATTCGTTCAACGACTGA
- a CDS encoding DUF3558 domain-containing protein, producing MHRSAPRLTRILACAAVPVMLVVAGCSSDSDGKKDADTSASASPDATKSEPSVEAAKFATLPDPCSSVESKTVKSLVPSAKSKNGTRSKSSDASVRGGCSWNGLDDKGVKGSQYRWLDVSFTRFASDQTLGSGAARAGDELSKQVKKTEATDGAKNVATETVSGIGDQATKVTYDQSKTGEDFRFATIVARTGNVVVVVNYNGAGYAGSKTPTAESVLKGATMAAEDAVAAVADANKSAAESPKATGKATDKSSKKPSKKPSSPAKSKSSD from the coding sequence ATGCACCGATCAGCCCCGCGACTCACCCGCATACTCGCCTGCGCCGCCGTCCCGGTGATGCTCGTCGTCGCCGGCTGCTCGTCGGACTCCGACGGCAAGAAGGACGCGGACACGTCCGCATCCGCCTCGCCCGACGCGACGAAGTCGGAACCTTCCGTCGAGGCCGCGAAGTTCGCCACGCTGCCCGACCCCTGCTCGTCGGTCGAGTCGAAGACCGTCAAGTCGCTGGTCCCCTCGGCCAAGAGCAAGAACGGCACCCGCAGCAAGTCCAGCGACGCGTCCGTCCGGGGCGGCTGCTCCTGGAACGGCCTGGACGACAAGGGTGTCAAGGGCTCCCAGTACCGCTGGCTCGACGTGAGCTTCACCCGCTTCGCCTCGGACCAGACCCTGGGCAGCGGGGCCGCCCGCGCCGGGGACGAACTCTCCAAGCAGGTCAAGAAGACCGAGGCGACCGACGGCGCGAAGAACGTCGCGACCGAGACCGTCAGCGGCATCGGCGACCAGGCCACCAAGGTCACGTACGACCAGTCCAAGACGGGTGAGGACTTCCGGTTCGCGACGATCGTGGCCCGTACGGGGAACGTCGTCGTGGTCGTCAACTACAACGGCGCGGGTTACGCGGGTTCGAAGACCCCGACCGCCGAGAGCGTCCTGAAGGGCGCCACGATGGCGGCCGAGGACGCGGTCGCCGCCGTGGCGGACGCCAACAAGAGCGCGGCCGAGAGCCCGAAGGCGACCGGCAAGGCGACCGACAAGTCCTCCAAGAAGCCGTCGAAGAAGCCGAGTTCGCCGGCCAAGTCGAAGTCCTCGGACTGA